The following proteins are encoded in a genomic region of Candidatus Methylomirabilis sp.:
- a CDS encoding GTP-binding protein: MAKAKFERTKEHMNIGTIGHIDHGKTTLTAAITKCLHTVNPKVAF, from the coding sequence ATGGCCAAAGCGAAGTTCGAGCGGACGAAGGAGCACATGAACATCGGGACCATCGGGCACATCGACCACGGGAAGACCACCCTGACCGCGGCCATCACGAAGTGCCTCCACACGGTCAACCCGAAGGTCGCCTTC
- a CDS encoding tetratricopeptide repeat protein, with protein MGVWAGALALTVFLLVPGAAPAADAATPHTQLGLSLSARGLHREALAEFERAYALDPTNPVLRRNLARAHANLGAHLLSTGAPAEAKAAFRAALDVGGEDPTSYVGLGAAALQERENGEAVAALEAAARLAPGRPEVLVLLGEAYHQAGDAPRAIELWGEALRQRPEDGRLRERLTRAARAARIEERYEPRESHHFRLRAEGAIPRGVQDEVLALLEQVYQEVGFALDYYPADPVQVVLHSDGDFATIAGLPHWVAGSYDAADGRIRIPARGLAQGAAGLREVLAHEYTHVVVVHLSRGRAPRWLNEGLALHFQGAGSAAEAVARQVAAGRLIPLASLEGAFALLHDRALTEAAYAQSASATTFLLERAGVQEVGRLLRRLGEGMPWEGALEDVARMDAVSFEREWQEHLQR; from the coding sequence GTGGGCGTGTGGGCGGGCGCGCTCGCGCTGACCGTGTTCCTTCTCGTGCCGGGGGCGGCTCCGGCGGCCGACGCGGCCACCCCGCACACCCAGCTGGGACTCAGCCTGTCGGCCAGGGGACTGCACCGGGAGGCCCTGGCCGAATTCGAGCGGGCCTACGCTCTCGACCCCACCAACCCGGTCCTCCGTCGGAATCTTGCCCGGGCGCATGCCAACCTGGGGGCCCACCTGCTCTCAACCGGTGCGCCCGCCGAAGCGAAGGCCGCGTTTCGGGCCGCTCTGGATGTCGGAGGAGAGGATCCGACCTCCTACGTGGGCCTGGGGGCTGCCGCCCTGCAGGAGCGGGAGAACGGGGAGGCGGTGGCGGCGCTCGAGGCGGCTGCCCGTCTCGCCCCGGGGCGGCCGGAAGTTCTGGTGCTCCTCGGAGAGGCCTACCACCAGGCCGGGGACGCGCCGCGCGCCATCGAGCTCTGGGGGGAAGCCCTCCGGCAGCGGCCGGAGGACGGCCGCCTGCGGGAGCGGCTCACGCGGGCGGCCCGCGCGGCCCGGATCGAGGAGCGGTACGAGCCCCGGGAGAGCCACCACTTCCGCCTGCGGGCGGAGGGGGCCATCCCGCGGGGGGTTCAGGACGAGGTCCTGGCTCTCCTGGAGCAGGTGTACCAGGAGGTCGGGTTCGCCCTGGATTATTACCCGGCGGATCCGGTGCAGGTGGTCCTGCACTCGGATGGGGACTTCGCCACGATCGCAGGCCTTCCCCACTGGGTCGCCGGGAGCTACGACGCGGCCGATGGGAGGATCCGGATCCCGGCCCGGGGGTTGGCTCAGGGGGCGGCCGGGCTTCGGGAGGTCCTTGCCCACGAGTACACCCACGTGGTCGTGGTGCATCTGAGCCGGGGCCGCGCGCCCCGGTGGTTGAACGAGGGGCTGGCCCTCCACTTCCAGGGGGCCGGGTCGGCTGCGGAAGCGGTCGCCCGTCAGGTCGCGGCAGGGCGGCTCATCCCGCTGGCCTCCCTGGAGGGCGCCTTTGCCCTGCTCCACGATCGCGCCCTCACGGAGGCGGCGTACGCCCAGAGCGCGTCGGCCACCACCTTCCTGCTCGAGCGGGCGGGGGTCCAGGAGGTGGGACGGCTCCTCCGGCGCCTGGGCGAGGGGATGCCGTGGGAGGGGGCCCTCGAAGACGTGGCCCGGATGGATGCGGTCAGCTTCGAGCGGGAGTGGCAGGAGCACCTCCAGCGGTAG
- the rlmB gene encoding 23S rRNA (guanosine(2251)-2'-O)-methyltransferase RlmB, producing MAAPDHLREAEDTLLGPHAVREALRAGSRQVDKIFLARDLRGAVTREILDLARQAGVPVKALDRRALSALVPGLNHQGVVAAVAAVPYRELPDLLDAAKGSGRPPLLLVLDAVVDPRNVGALARTAEAAGAHGLVLLRHHAAGVTPAAAKAAAGAFEHLPVARVGNLDQALASLQGAGLWVVGADPAAPLSCDAADLTGPIALVVGGEGKGLRPLTRRRCDLLVRIPTMGRLPSLNASVAGGILLYEVVRQRLRQGPQGQGGQPDRPGSPLEAGRGGGRGAGEGKPPAKKNLP from the coding sequence ATGGCGGCTCCGGACCACCTGAGGGAGGCGGAGGACACCCTGCTCGGCCCCCATGCCGTGCGGGAGGCGCTCCGGGCGGGCTCCCGGCAAGTGGACAAGATCTTCCTGGCCCGGGATCTCCGGGGGGCGGTGACGCGGGAGATCCTCGACTTGGCCCGGCAGGCCGGCGTCCCGGTCAAGGCCCTGGACCGCCGGGCGCTGAGCGCCCTGGTCCCTGGGCTGAACCACCAGGGGGTGGTCGCGGCCGTCGCTGCCGTCCCGTACCGGGAACTTCCGGACCTGCTGGATGCGGCGAAGGGAAGCGGCCGCCCGCCCCTCCTTCTGGTCCTGGACGCCGTCGTGGATCCGCGGAACGTGGGAGCGCTGGCCCGGACGGCCGAGGCGGCCGGGGCCCACGGCCTGGTCCTGCTCCGGCACCACGCCGCCGGCGTGACGCCGGCGGCGGCCAAGGCGGCGGCCGGGGCCTTCGAGCACCTGCCCGTCGCCCGGGTGGGAAACCTGGACCAGGCCCTGGCCAGTCTGCAGGGAGCTGGCCTTTGGGTGGTGGGCGCCGACCCGGCCGCGCCGCTGTCGTGCGATGCCGCTGACCTCACGGGGCCGATCGCACTGGTGGTGGGGGGGGAGGGAAAGGGGCTCCGCCCTCTGACCCGGCGCCGCTGTGATCTCCTGGTCCGCATCCCGACGATGGGGCGCCTCCCCTCGCTGAACGCCAGCGTGGCCGGGGGAATCCTCCTCTACGAGGTCGTCCGGCAGCGCCTCCGCCAGGGGCCGCAGGGGCAGGGCGGGCAACCGGACCGGCCGGGCTCCCCTCTTGAGGCCGGGCGGGGGGGAGGGCGAGGGGCGGGAGAGGGAAAGCCTCCCGCAAAGAAAAATTTGCCTTGA
- the cysS gene encoding cysteine--tRNA ligase, translated as MPLRLNNTLTERKEEFTPLTPGEVRMYVCGITAYDLCHLGHARSLLVFEVLRRYLNFRGYRVRMVRNFTDIDDKIIRKAQETGRTWDAVADHYIREFQADMAKLELPPADEEPRATAHVPAMLGLIERLVARGLAYAVEGDVFFRVRAYPEYGRLSHRNLDDLRAGARVEVDERKADPLDFALWKRARPGEPFWESPWGPGRPGWHIECSAMSMHYLGESFDLHGGGEDLIFPHHENEIAQSEGATGKPFARFWVHNGFVRIQHEKMSKSVGNVFTIRELLGKFSPDALKLFLLGTHYRSPIDYTPEKVEETGRALDRIRLLVESVEALEERPSGGVLPGESGAAIATAREEFVAAMDDDLNTARALSAIFTLVRHLNAALDTLPDRRLASTAAAAALRDGVAAVRQMGGVLGLVLAPGAPVSAEAAAVAAVAALLREYCPGHAPPSGGLALGVEALLARREEARRARDFATADAIRRRLGEAGIEVADRSQGSTWRLRTT; from the coding sequence GTGCCCCTGCGCCTCAACAATACCCTCACCGAGCGCAAGGAAGAGTTCACCCCGCTCACGCCCGGCGAGGTCCGGATGTACGTCTGCGGCATCACGGCGTACGACCTCTGCCACCTGGGGCACGCCCGGTCCCTCCTCGTCTTCGAGGTGCTTCGCCGCTACCTGAACTTCCGCGGGTACCGGGTCCGGATGGTCCGGAACTTCACCGACATCGACGACAAGATCATCCGGAAGGCCCAGGAGACCGGGAGGACCTGGGACGCGGTGGCCGACCACTACATCCGGGAGTTCCAGGCGGACATGGCCAAGCTCGAGCTGCCACCGGCGGACGAGGAGCCGCGGGCCACCGCTCACGTGCCCGCCATGCTCGGCCTGATCGAGCGCCTGGTGGCGCGGGGCCTGGCCTACGCGGTCGAGGGAGACGTCTTTTTCCGGGTCCGGGCCTACCCGGAGTATGGCCGTCTCTCGCACCGGAACCTCGACGACCTGCGGGCGGGGGCGCGGGTCGAGGTGGACGAGCGGAAGGCGGACCCGCTGGACTTCGCCCTCTGGAAGCGGGCCAGGCCGGGCGAGCCCTTCTGGGAGAGCCCGTGGGGGCCGGGGCGGCCCGGCTGGCATATCGAGTGTTCGGCCATGTCCATGCACTACCTGGGGGAGTCGTTCGATCTGCACGGCGGGGGGGAGGACCTCATCTTTCCCCACCACGAGAACGAGATCGCCCAGTCGGAAGGGGCGACCGGCAAGCCCTTCGCCCGCTTCTGGGTCCACAACGGCTTCGTGCGGATCCAGCACGAGAAGATGTCGAAGTCGGTGGGGAACGTCTTCACGATCCGGGAGCTGCTGGGCAAGTTCTCCCCGGACGCCCTGAAGCTCTTCCTCCTGGGCACCCATTACCGGAGCCCCATCGACTACACGCCCGAGAAGGTGGAGGAGACCGGCCGGGCCCTGGATCGGATCCGGTTGCTCGTGGAGTCCGTGGAGGCCCTCGAGGAGCGCCCCTCCGGCGGAGTGCTCCCGGGGGAGTCCGGAGCCGCCATCGCGACCGCACGGGAGGAGTTCGTGGCCGCCATGGACGACGACCTGAACACCGCCCGCGCCCTCTCGGCGATCTTCACCCTGGTGCGCCACCTGAACGCCGCCCTGGACACCCTTCCGGACCGGCGGCTCGCCAGCACCGCCGCCGCCGCGGCTCTCCGGGACGGGGTGGCGGCAGTCCGGCAGATGGGGGGAGTCCTCGGGCTGGTCCTGGCACCCGGGGCTCCCGTCTCGGCAGAAGCGGCCGCCGTAGCCGCCGTGGCGGCGCTCCTGCGGGAATACTGCCCGGGGCATGCCCCCCCCTCCGGGGGCCTGGCACTCGGGGTGGAGGCGCTCCTGGCCCGCCGGGAGGAGGCGCGACGGGCCCGGGACTTCGCCACCGCCGACGCCATCCGGCGGCGACTGGGTGAGGCCGGAATCGAGGTGGCCGATCGATCACAGGGGAGCACATGGCGGCTCCGGACCACCTGA
- the ispF gene encoding 2-C-methyl-D-erythritol 2,4-cyclodiphosphate synthase, translated as MRVGVGWDMHRLIPGRPLVLGGVTIPFSRGLEGHSDADALCHALIDALLGAAGAGDIGRRFGVDDPARAGASSLALLQEAWGTLKAQGYRVLNVDATLLAEAPRLTPHLPGMVAKVAGALGVEADRVSVKATTAKGMGWIGAGEGIACIAVAALAGPPGPAQEEG; from the coding sequence ATGCGCGTCGGGGTGGGGTGGGACATGCACCGCCTGATCCCGGGTCGGCCCCTCGTCCTGGGGGGGGTGACCATTCCCTTTTCCCGGGGGCTCGAGGGACACTCGGATGCCGACGCGCTGTGCCATGCCCTCATCGACGCCCTGCTGGGTGCCGCCGGGGCGGGAGACATCGGCCGCCGGTTCGGCGTGGACGACCCGGCCCGGGCCGGGGCCAGCAGCCTCGCCCTGCTCCAGGAGGCCTGGGGAACGCTCAAGGCCCAGGGCTACCGGGTGCTGAACGTGGACGCGACGCTCCTCGCCGAAGCCCCCCGTCTGACGCCGCACCTGCCGGGGATGGTGGCCAAGGTAGCCGGGGCCCTGGGGGTGGAGGCCGACCGGGTCAGCGTGAAGGCCACGACGGCGAAGGGGATGGGCTGGATCGGGGCGGGGGAGGGGATCGCCTGCATCGCGGTGGCCGCCCTGGCCGGCCCGCCGGGGCCCGCCCAGGAGGAAGGCTAG
- the ispD gene encoding 2-C-methyl-D-erythritol 4-phosphate cytidylyltransferase: protein MHVTAVIPAAGMGVRMGGAVPKPFLSLAGIPLLARTLLRLARSQIIDAYVLVVPPGTEEICERTVVAASTVPAVARIVPGGPVRQASVRAGLQALPAGTDLVVVHDGARPCVPVAVVRATVEAAARDGAAVAAVPATETVKEAGTDGRVLRTLPRERLWIAQTPQAFARALILEAHAAAAAEGFLGTDDAVLVERLGRSVTLVPGSAENIKVTHPADLELAARLLAAQGEG from the coding sequence ATGCACGTAACGGCCGTGATCCCCGCCGCCGGGATGGGTGTCCGGATGGGGGGGGCGGTGCCCAAGCCGTTCCTCTCCCTCGCGGGGATCCCCCTCCTGGCCCGCACGCTCCTCCGCCTTGCCCGCTCCCAGATCATTGACGCCTACGTTCTGGTGGTGCCCCCGGGGACCGAGGAGATCTGCGAGAGGACCGTGGTAGCCGCGTCCACGGTCCCGGCCGTGGCGCGGATCGTCCCCGGCGGCCCCGTCCGGCAGGCATCGGTCCGGGCGGGCCTGCAGGCCCTCCCGGCCGGAACCGACCTGGTGGTGGTGCACGATGGTGCCCGCCCCTGCGTGCCGGTCGCCGTCGTGCGGGCGACGGTGGAGGCCGCCGCCCGGGACGGGGCCGCGGTGGCGGCGGTCCCGGCGACGGAGACCGTGAAGGAGGCGGGGACGGACGGCCGGGTCTTGCGGACGCTGCCCCGCGAGCGGCTCTGGATCGCCCAGACCCCCCAGGCCTTCGCCCGGGCCCTGATCCTGGAGGCCCACGCCGCCGCGGCGGCGGAGGGCTTCCTGGGGACGGACGATGCGGTGCTGGTCGAGCGGCTGGGGCGGTCGGTCACGTTAGTGCCGGGGAGCGCCGAGAACATCAAGGTGACCCATCCGGCCGACCTGGAGCTGGCGGCCCGTCTCCTGGCGGCGCAGGGGGAGGGCTGA
- a CDS encoding PIN domain-containing protein: protein MNELAVRAVYVVVCGAVGLASGYLMGRGEAAPWQGIVLGLGFGGASLLLEVGLRRAAPRAIVTGLLGFLLGLIVALLLLAALGGPLAALPLPVASSVQVLLVLLCVYVGATLAVEKGQTVHLLAVLRALKEQPRVESYKILDTSVIIDGRIADICETGFIEGTLVVPQFVLRELQHIADSSDPLKRNRGRRGLDILQKMQKDAEVQVKLHDMDFPEIREVDAKLVALAKAINAKVVTNDFNLNKVCELHGVSVLNINALTNALKPVVLPGEDMRVYVLKEGKEYNQGIAYLDDGTMVVIDNGRRHIGQTIDVCVTSVLQTTAGRMIFSRLKEEAEAA from the coding sequence ATGAACGAGTTGGCGGTGCGCGCCGTCTATGTGGTCGTCTGCGGCGCCGTTGGCCTCGCTTCCGGCTACCTGATGGGGCGTGGCGAGGCGGCGCCGTGGCAGGGGATCGTCCTGGGTCTGGGCTTCGGCGGGGCCTCCCTCCTGCTGGAGGTGGGCCTGCGCCGGGCGGCGCCCCGGGCCATCGTGACCGGGCTCCTCGGCTTCCTGCTCGGCCTCATCGTCGCGCTCCTTCTTCTGGCGGCCCTGGGCGGGCCCCTCGCCGCCCTGCCCCTCCCCGTGGCCTCCAGCGTGCAGGTCCTGTTGGTGCTCCTCTGCGTCTACGTGGGGGCCACGCTCGCGGTGGAGAAGGGCCAGACGGTCCACCTCCTGGCCGTCCTCCGGGCGCTGAAGGAGCAGCCGCGGGTGGAGTCCTACAAGATCCTCGACACCTCCGTCATCATCGACGGGCGCATCGCCGATATCTGCGAGACCGGCTTCATCGAGGGGACTCTGGTCGTCCCCCAGTTTGTCCTCCGGGAGCTCCAGCACATCGCGGACTCCTCCGATCCCTTGAAGCGGAACCGGGGCCGGCGGGGCCTCGACATCCTCCAGAAGATGCAGAAGGACGCCGAGGTCCAGGTGAAGCTCCACGACATGGACTTCCCGGAGATCCGGGAGGTGGACGCCAAGCTGGTGGCCCTGGCCAAGGCCATCAATGCCAAGGTCGTGACCAACGACTTCAACCTGAACAAGGTCTGTGAGCTGCACGGGGTCAGCGTGCTGAACATCAACGCCCTGACCAATGCCCTCAAGCCGGTGGTCCTGCCCGGCGAGGACATGCGGGTCTACGTCCTGAAAGAGGGGAAGGAGTACAACCAGGGCATCGCCTACCTGGACGACGGCACGATGGTGGTGATCGACAACGGCAGGCGCCACATCGGCCAGACCATCGATGTCTGCGTCACCTCGGTCCTGCAGACCACGGCGGGCCGCATGATCTTCTCCCGACTGAAGGAGGAGGCGGAGGCGGCCTGA